DNA sequence from the Coccidioides posadasii str. Silveira chromosome 5, complete sequence genome:
CTCTGAACATTCAGTATCCCTTAAAAAGAGCTTCGCTGGGCTGTCTAAAAAAAGGGAAGCTATGTCCAGATAGCACTGCTTCTGCGGGCAGTCACCTGCTGGTTGCAATGAAGACTATCCGCTTCATCTCCGTGGAGCAGACTGAGGGTTTGTCCAATCCAAAGGAACATGATTGGTGCGTTCTGCAGTTGATATCTTGTCACTGGCACAAAGCGGCGCAAGCCAACGTCAACACCAAAGAAAGGAGCGAAAAAGCAGAAAGTCGCAAAAGGCAAAGTATGCGTAAAGGTAAACTGGAAAAAGGGTAGGCTAATGTGAACAATAGAGGAAAATCCTCCTAGTATTAAAAGTAGACGAGTCAAGACCGTCTCAAAAGGTCAATTAATTGTTACTATCGATTTCGGCACGACATACACTAGTAACGCTAACCATCATTTTGAAATGTTCACTGACAGAAGACAAGGAGTGAGCCATGTATTCTCCGCAAAGTCACCAAGTACGGTGGCCCAGCTTATGAATTCGCCAGGAACATGGGACTACCGAGAGAAGGTCCCTACTATCATTGCCGTTGCGGGTGATAATGGCAACCGAGAAACACTGTGGGGCGCAGAAGTAAAGACTGGAATTTCCTCCTCAGCGTGGTTTAAAATTGGCATGGCGCCAAAGCTATGTGCGACCCTGAAGATGATCCATTATTGCAACAAGCGGTCGGCAAGGGTTTGATGCGCATCCCGGATGGACACACGCCCCAGTCCCTGTGTAAGGAATTCCTCAAATATCTACACGCCCACATCATGAATGCTGTCAACAAGGAATATTCAGGCGTAATCGAAACCACCCCCATCGACTTTGTGTTTTCGGCCGCGGCCGAATGGGGGAAAGAATATACGGGAAATTTGAAAAAGGCAGCTGAAAGCGCCGGTTTTAGGTCCCGGCTTAAGGACAAAATCTCGTTTATTGACGAGCCAGAGGCTGCAGCCCTGTTAGCATTCGAATGTTACCTGGATAAGAAGCATGTCAGGCCACTGTTCTAGGTGCGATAACAGTCTAATTTGAATAGTAAATTTTATAAATGGGGCATGCTAACAAACGTGTCGCCTAGAGCAAGAAAAATGTAATGGTTGTTGATATGGGCGGGGGAACTGTGGTAAAGATATCTCTTACACCGGGATATTGGGAACACAAAATAATAGGGGGCCAGGACCGCATCACTTATGAAATCAAATCCAGGAGTTCATTTAGAGTGACTGAAGCCTGTGCTGGTACCAGTAAGGTTAAACATGAATATTCTCCATCGCGAACTAATGGCTGGAGTAGGCGCAAGTGTGGGGGAACCACAATCGATCGCGAGCTCCACAAGCTCATGCGGGAAAAGTACGGAAATGATTTTCTCGGAAAATCAGCGAAAAGTATCAGTCAAGGAAGTGATTTCATGAAAGAATTCGAGGACATAAAATGCAGGTTCAAGCGTGAACCAGGCTGCCACTACCGACTTCTTCTTTGGATGAATAGAGAGAGCGGGAGTGGGTATGACGCCGAGACGGGAACCATAACACTGACGAGTTATGGGATTTTGTATCCCGCAGCACGTATAATAAGTGAAGTGGCTAACATAGATTTATAAACGAGAGGAGATTATAGCGATGTTTGATCAAGTAATCAAACCCTCGATTGACAAGATATCACAACAAATTTCGCAGTTGAAAAAGCAAAACCAGAATCCAGTCCAGGTAAGCGATCGTTCCGCTCATTTTGGGAAGAATCATTTCAGTGACAAGTTTGCGCGAGACAAACAGGCCGTAGTGCTTTGTGGTGGCCTTGGTGGAAACGTACATGTTTTCAAGAGGATCTAGCAAATTCTGCAAATCGGAGCTTGGAGACGAGGCAGTCGTAATAGTACCGTCTCAGTCCTGGTCGGCAATAGCAAGGGGTGCGGCTTTGTCTAGAATGAAGCGTAAGGCAATGGTAACAAACCACGTATGTCGCCGGAGTTATGGGATCTCCCAGCACAGGAAGTTTGTGCCCGGAGAGGACGATGGACTCGAGACGTTCGAGCGTCCGATCTACGGAAAGAGAACCAGAGGCAATTTGGCATGGCACATCAAACGGGTATTGTGAACACTTTATTAAAGACGATTGAGCAGAGCCTGGGGTGGGCTAGCTGACAGGACTCAACAGGGCCAGATAGTACCGAAGAAGTTTAAATGGCTGGAGGGGTATATTCCGCTGAGCAATAAAGCTAGTTTAA
Encoded proteins:
- a CDS encoding uncharacterized protein (EggNog:ENOG410PJ95), which gives rise to MQENPPSIKSRRVKTVSKGQLIVTIDFGTTYTSNANHHFEMFTDRRQGVSHVFSAKSPSTVAQLMNSPGTWDYREKVPTIIAVAGDNGNRETLWGAEVKTGISSSAWFKIGMAPKLCATLKMIHYCNKRSARV
- a CDS encoding uncharacterized protein (EggNog:ENOG410PJ95) — translated: MNAVNKEYSGVIETTPIDFVFSAAAEWGKEYTGNLKKAAESAGFRSRLKDKISFIDEPEAAALLAFECYLDKKHSKKNVMVVDMGGGTVVKISLTPGYWEHKIIGGQDRITYEIKSRSSFRVTEACAGTSKVKHEYSPSRTNGWSRRKCGGTTIDRELHKLMREKYGNDFLGKSAKSISQGSDFMKEFEDIKCRFKREPGCHYRLLLWMNRESGSGYDAETGTITLTKEIIAMFDQVIKPSIDKISQQISQLKKQNQNPVQCFVVALVETYMFSRGSSKFCKSELGDEAVVIVPSQSWSAIARGAALSRMKRKAMVTNHVCRRSYGISQHRKFVPGEDDGLETFERPIYGKRTRGNLAWHIKRGQIVPKKFKWLEGYIPLSNKASLSGQLKLYQCKEEDPPGTVTEAESGEVEFVAGIGKEGKPFACAKFTYEDVEDELELTTEGHEGAYDAGDLELEEEEEVGDDDEDDEGREEEAEEELEGLEKAEVDGPGELLGW